The region TAAATTGAAAATCATTGACGCTCACACGCATTTTTTTTCTTACACCTGGCTGGAACACTTTTTCCAATTAGCTGAGGGGCAGTTTTCAAATGTTGAAGCGCTCGCTGAAAAACTTGGCTGGGAAATGCCTAGTAAAGATCCGAGCGAGCTTGGTAATAAATGGGTTCGGGAACAGGATAAGTTCGGGCTTCGTGGGCAAGTCCTTTTTGCCAGCAAACTGAACGACGCAGAGCAATTGGCCGCGGCTTTAAATGCTTTTCCTGACCGATTGTTCGGATACTTCATGATCGACCCGACCCAAGAAGATGCCCGCAACCAGGCCCACTATTCATTCAATATTTTGGGGATGAGGGGCGTCATGTTTTTCCCGGCCATGCACCACTTTCATGCTTCTGACGAAAAAGTTCACTCGATTTATGAAGAGGCTCTGTATGTCGAAGCGCCGGTTTTTGTTCACTTCGGGCAATTAAATATTCCTATTTTCAAAAAGCTTGGGTTGCCGGATCCGGTTGATTTGAAATATTCAAATCCATTGGATTTAAGAGAGGCGGCTGCCGAGTTTTCAGATGTCAATTTTATCATTCCGCATTTTGGCTGCGGCCGTTTTGAGGAAGCGTTAAAAGTTGCAGCCGAATGCCAAAATGTCTATTTTGATACCTCAAGTTCCAATTCCTGGATTCCATCCCCTTTAACTTTAAACGATGTGTTTAAAAAATCCCTGGAAGTTCTCGGCCCGGAACGCATCCTGTTTGGTACCGACTCTTCTTTTTTCCCTCGTGGCTGGCGTAAAGATATTTTCGATGAGCAAATGCAAGTTCTCGATTCGCTGGGCGTTAAAGAGCGGGATAAGAAGTCGATTTTTGGCGGGAATGTAGCAAGGCTTTTGGGATTGAAATAGATTGGGTTGCTGAAAAATGATTGGCAAAACTATTCTCCACTTTACCCCGTGGGATAATAGAATCGGGATTATTTTCGTTCAAACAGCCAATGCTTAAAAAAAACTAATATTCGCATTTAATAAAATCTTATCCAACGGGGTAAACAAAATCATCGAAAAGCTCGGCGAAGCCCGCCTGCTAATGACTTGCATTGGAGAAAGTTGGGAGATTCTGAATGGCTGATTTAATTGGGAGGACAATCCTTCACTATAAGATTATTGAGCAAGTCGGGCAGGGCGGCATGGGCGTTGTTTACAAAGCCGAGGATATTAAACTCGACAGGTTCGTCGCGCTCAAGTTTCTGTCGCCGCATCTGAGACAGGCTGAAAAAGAGAAGCGAAGACAAAAAGAAAATTTCGTGCTCTTCGCAAGATTCATTGCTCTTAAGCTTCGGCGGCTGGAAGAAC is a window of candidate division KSB1 bacterium DNA encoding:
- a CDS encoding amidohydrolase family protein, translated to MKIIDAHTHFFSYTWLEHFFQLAEGQFSNVEALAEKLGWEMPSKDPSELGNKWVREQDKFGLRGQVLFASKLNDAEQLAAALNAFPDRLFGYFMIDPTQEDARNQAHYSFNILGMRGVMFFPAMHHFHASDEKVHSIYEEALYVEAPVFVHFGQLNIPIFKKLGLPDPVDLKYSNPLDLREAAAEFSDVNFIIPHFGCGRFEEALKVAAECQNVYFDTSSSNSWIPSPLTLNDVFKKSLEVLGPERILFGTDSSFFPRGWRKDIFDEQMQVLDSLGVKERDKKSIFGGNVARLLGLK